The Streptomyces kanamyceticus DNA segment CTGGCCGACCGGGCGTGCACCCGGCTGCTGGAGAAGCGTGATTCCGGCGCCTATCAAACTTCCGGTGCTGAGCAAGTTTCAGACGTAGAGGAAGCTTCCGACGTACCCGCCCCGCCCGGCGTCCCCGCACGAGTCTCGGACACCTACACCCCGCACAGCTCGGTGCAGTTCACCGAGACGATGACCGGCTACTGCGCGATGGGGGTGAGCGATCCGCGCACCGCCCGGCGCTCCCCGGCACGCGAGCCGCTCCGCGCCCGGCTCACCCTCACCATCGACGACATCGACGCGTTCCTGGCACGGCCCGAACATCCCGCCCGCGCCGACGGCTGGATCGAGGCGCGCGGCCTGGGCGGACGGCGTCCGGTGACCGGCGGCGAGGTCCACGTCTTCGGCGCGGGCCGGACACCGGACCATCGTGAGCTGCGCTACCGGCTGTTCCTCACCGACGACACGGGGGCGGCCCGCACCCTGATCGGCGTCAAGGACCTCGCTCCCGCAGGACTCGACAGACTGTGGCCCGCGACCACCACGCTTCCCTACGTCCTTCTGGAAGGGCACTTGCCGCAAGGGCGCCTGACCGGGGACGAGGACCGCACAGAAGGCATGGCGGACATCGTCGCCGCCGGAACCCTGCGCATCTCGCCGCCCGCGTTCCTGCGCCAGCTCACCACTTTCCGTACGACGGGACCGCGAGCCGCGGCGACACTGGCCCGCTTCCACGCCTTCTTCCTGGACGAGCTGCGCCGGCTCTACGGGCCGACCAGGCTGCTGGGCCGAGGGTGAGTCACGCTCACGCTGAGCCTGGGCGCTCTACCCACGGTCCGCTCCCGGACGTCCGGCCCGTGGCGGCGGGGTGATGCGGTACCCGGCGCCCGGCACGGTGGTGATGATCGAGGGCTCGCCGAGCCGTTTGCGCAGGGCCGAGACGGTGATGCGTACGGCGTTGGTGAACGGGTCGGCGTTCTCGTCCCACGCGCGCTCCAGGAGTTCCTCGGCGCTGACGACACCGCCCTCGGCCGCCGCGAGGACTTCGAGCACGGCGAACTGCTTCCTGGTGAGCGCGATGTAGCGGTCGCCCCGGTAGACCTCCCTGCGGAACGGATCCACCCGCAGCCCCGCGATCTCTCGAACGGGGGTCTGCTGTGGGCGCGTCTGCGATCGAGCGCTCTGAGCCTGAGCACGAGCTCGCGCAGGTCGAACGGCTTGGTGAGGTAGTCGTCGGCGCCGAGCTCGAATCCGGAGGCCTTGTCGTCGAGGCGGTCGGCCGCGGTCAGCATGAGGATCGGCATGCCGCTGCCGGAGGCGACGATGTGCGCGGCGATCTCGTCGCCGGACGGCCCGGGGACGTCGCGGTCCAGGACGGCGATGTCGTAGACGTTGACGCCCAGCAGCTCCAGGGCGGTGTCCCCGTCGGCCGCGATGTCGGCCGCGATCGCTTCCAGACGCAGGCCGTCGCGAACGGCTTCTGCCAGATAGGGCTCGTCCTCGACGATCAGCACACGCATGCTCTCGATGCTACGAGCGGTTGCATATCGTCGGCGTATCGAAAACCGCATACGCGCTGACAACACGGCGCTGCCTTGACTGGCGGCATGAATCGAACCTCACCGTCAGCGAGCACCACGACCAGCGGGATCCGGTGGCTCGTGGTGCTCGGCCTGGCAGCCGCCTTGGCCGTGCTCGCCGGGGCCATCGGACTGCAGTTGTCGAAGTCCTCGTCCACCTCCGCGGCCGCCCCGCCCTCCTCGGCCCGATCGCCCGGAGCGTCCGCACCGGCCGGGGCACGGGATCCGTCCCGTGGAGCGGTCGGCGAGGCCGACGGTGTCGTGCCCGACGGCGTGACGGTCTTCGACGACACGGTTCCGGCGGTGTCCCGCCTCGATCCGGATCTGCTCCGGGCCCTGCGCCAGGCCGCGGAAGCCGCCGCGGACGACGGAGCCGAATTCCACGTCAACAGCGGCTGGCGTTCCCCTAAGTACCAGGAACAGCTCTTCCGGCAGGCGGTCGCCAAGTACGGCTCCGAGGACGAGGCCGCCCGGTGGGTGGCCACCACGGCGACGTCGCCCCACGTCTCGGGGGACGCGGCCGACATCGGGGAGTCCGATGCGGCGGCATGGCTGTCCGAACACGGTGCCGTGTACGGGCTGTGCCAGATCTACAAGAACGAACCCTGGCATTACGAACTGCGCACCGGCGCGGCCGATCACGGCTGCCCGCGCATGTATGCCGACCCCACCCAGGATCCGAGGATGCAGAAGTGACCGGCAGCGAACGAGGACAGATGGCTTTTCCGGCGGAGGCAGTGATCCCGGCGGACTCCGCGGGTTCCGCGAGTGCCGCGGACGCGGCGGCGGAATCCGGGTGGGATGGCGTACGCCGCCGTGACACCAGCACCGGGACCGGCGCCAGCACCGGCTCCCGGCCCGGACCCTGGAAGCGCGGCCTGGTGCTCGCGGCGCTGGCGCTGCTGTTGGGCCTGTTCATGCTGGCGCACGCGTCGATCACGGGCCGCGGAGGCTTGGGCAGTTTGGTGGAGACGTTCCTGCCGTGGTCAGCCCTGTGCGTTCCGGTGCTCCTTGCCGGGGCGCTGTGGCGGCGTTCCGCCTCCGCGACGATCGCGCTCCTGCTGCCGGTCACGGTGTGGCTGAACCTCTTCGGCGGGCTGCTCGTCGACAAGTCCCAGCCGGGCGGCGACCTGACCGTGGTCAGCCACAACGTCGACGCCGACAATCCCGACCCGACCGGCACCGCCCGCGACCTGGCCGCCTCCACGGCGGACGTGCTGGCCCTGGAGGAGATCACCCCGCAGGCGACGCCGCTGTACGAGAAGGCCCTGACGAAGACGTATCCGCACCACGTGGTGCGGGGCACGGTCGGGCTGTGGAGCAAGTTGCCGCTGTCGGACACGAAGCCGGTCGACATCAAGCAGGACGTCGGCCCGATGGGAGACGCCAAGTCGGCCGAGGCCAAACTGCCCGACAACCGGGCGCTGCGCACGACGGTGGCCACGGACCGAGGCCCGCTGGCGGTGTATGTGGCCCATCTGGGTTCCGTACGCGTGGTTCCCAGCGAGGGATTCCGGACGGGTACCCGGGACCGCCACGCGGAGGCGCTCGCGGAGGCCGTCGCCGCCGAGCCGAACGAGCGGGTGGTGGTGCTCGGCGACCTGAACGGCACCATGAACGACCGCGCGTTCGCCAGCCTCACCGCACACCTGGACTCGGCCCAGGAGTCGGCAGGGGACGGCTTCGGCTTCACCTGGCCCGCGAACTTCCCGGTGGCACGGATCGACCAGATCCTGGTCCGCGGTGTGGAACCGGCGAGCTCGTGGGTTCTGCCCGCCACCGGCAGCGACCATCTGCCGGTGGCGGCCACGATCAAGTGGTGACGCCCTGTTCCAGAGCCATCTCCCGCGCCACCCGGGGCGCCGTCCACAGCGTCGGCAGCATGATGAAGCCCACCGGCACCGCCGTGACCACGATGAACGACTGCAGCGCCGTGATGCCGCCGTCGCCGACCAGGATCAGCACCGCGGCCGCCGTGCCCATCAGCAGGGCCCAGAACGCCCGTACCGCGCGCGTCGGTTCACCGGACGTCGTACCCGCCGCGGCGATGCTGTACGACATCGAGTCGGTGGTCGTCACCACGAACGTGATCGTCAGCAGGAGCAGCGCGACCGCGACCACCGCGCCCATCGGGAGCCGCTGCGCCATGGAGATGACCGCGGCGTCCATGCCGACCGACTTCAGCGGGCCCGAGATCGAGCCGGGGTCGCGCTGTTCCAGGAAGATGCCGGTGCCGCCGAACACCGTGAACCAGAACATGGTGGCCAGCGGCGGGATGATCGCGGTGGAGACCACGAGGTCGCGCAGCGTGCGGCCCTTGGAGATGCGGGCCACGAAGATGGACATCAGCGGCCCGTAGCCGAGGAACCAGCCGAAGAAGAAGACCGTCCAGGAGCCGAGCCACGCGTGATCGCCCCGGTTGAGGGCCAGCGGCACGAAGTCCCGCGCGTACTGCCCGAAGCCGCCCAGGAACGAGTCGAGCACGAAGCCGAGGGAGCCGAGGACCAGGAAGACGACCATCAGGGCGACCGCGAGCCAGATGTTGGCCTTGCTGAAGAACTGGATGCCGCGGTCGACGCCGCTGGCGACGGAGAGGACGGCGACGACGGTCAGCAGGACGATGACGCCGAGCTGCACGGGGTAGCCGCCGGAGATGCCGAACACCTCGGAGAGCCCGTAGGAGACCTGGAGGCCGAGGAAGCCGATCGGGCCGACGGTTCCGGCCACCACGGCGATGACACAGACGATGTCGACGGCGGCCCCCAGCCGGGAGTGCCGGATGCGCTCGCCGAGGAACGGGTACAGCAGCGTCCGCGGGCGCAGCGGCATACCGCGCTCCTGGCCCCGGATCATCACGATCGACGCGAGCGTGCCGAGGACGGCCCAGGCGAGGAAGCCCCAGTGCGCGAAACTCTGGGAGAGCGCCGCGTCGGCCGCCTCCTGGGTGCCGCTCTTGGCGCCGTCGTAGAAGGGGGGCGTGTCGACGTAGTGCTGTACGGGCTCGCCCGCCGCGAAGAAGACGCCGCCGCCCGCGAGGAGCGTCGACATGATCATCGCGATCCACTGGAACCTGCCGTACTCCGGGCGCGCCCCGGCGCCCCCGAGCCGCACCCTCCCGTACCGCGAGAAGCCCAGCCACAGCGCGACGCCGAACGTCGCGAGCAGCAGCACCTGCCACAGTGGGCCGAACCACCGCGCGACGAACGTGAAGGCGACGTTGACGGCGTCACCCGTGGCCGTGGGCGCGATCAGCGCGGCCAGGACGAACGCGGTGAGGAGCCCGCCGCTGACGGCGAGCACCGGTATGTCGGTGCGCCCGCGCCCGCGGCCTCCGGGAGCCGCGACGGGCGCCGGATGGCCGCCTTCGTCGTCGTCCGCGGTGGGCTCGCCGTCGGTGGGCACGACGGTACGGGCAGGGGAAGTCGGCATGAGATTCCTTGCTGAGGGGGTTCGCGCATGAGGGCCGGGGCGCGGCACGTGGTGCACGCGCGCACGGGAGGCAGGACCGATCTATGCGCAGGTCAGCAGGGAAGGTTGCTATCCGAAGACCGTTTTCGTCAAATTCCGGACAACACCCCGTGGCGCGTCGAGCGCGTCCTACCGATTCGCCGAGAACTCCTCGAACGTACGCGGCGTACGCCCGGTCAGCTCACGCACCGCGGTCGTCACCTCGGACATCGTGCCCGCTGCCATCTCCGCGTAGAGCCGTAGAAGGTCAGCCACGAACCATCCGGGCAATCTCCTCGTGCGTCGGCGCCTCCGGCCCGGTGAGCGCGTAGGTCTCGCCTCCTCGGGGCGGGCCTGTCAGGAGGGCCGCGGCACGGGCGGCGATGTCGTAGGCGTCGATGTACGCCACGCGTCCCGCGCCGTAGGGGCCTTCCAGAGCGCCGCCGTGGGTGAAGCCGCCCTCGCCGGTGAAGAAGTTCTGCATGTAGCCGGTGGCTGAAGTGACGTCCACGCGAGGCCGGATGCCTTGAGGTGCTGCTCGATCTCCCAGTGCGCGCGTACGGACAGCTTCGTGTCCGGGCCGGGCTGCCACGCCGACATCTTCACCACCCACGAGACCCCGGCGGTGCGTGCGTCCCGCACCAGCGCCCGGAAGGGCACGTCCGCTTCCGCGAGCGCCCGCACGAGGTGCCTGCCAATGGTGCCGGTCGCAGCCGTCACGAGAATCATCGTGTCCCTACCTTCCGAGAGCTGCCATGAGTCCTGGCCACCTTGACGGAGGCGGCCTCCGTTTGCCTCAAAGGTCAACTACGGGAAGGCTGTTGGGCGAAGAAGTCATGCCGCCGCCGACGGCGAGGAAACCGCGATCGGGCGACGCCCCCGCACTCGTAGGATGCGTGGATGCCGAAGCCGATACGGATGAGCCGCCGCACATGGATCGCCACGTGGGCGGTGCTGTGTGCTGCCGGCCTCGCCGCCACAGTCCAACTGAACGCCTCTTCGGAGCCGGACCCGGAGCCCGAGAAGCCCCTCAGCGCCGAGTGCGCCAAGTACATCGCGGACATCGAGGCGCGGATGGCCAAGGCGAAGAAGGAAGGCGAGGGGGACGGGGTGCTGGCCTTCTCCCGAATCCGGACCGGCTCCGAGAACGACTGCGGCGACGAGCTCCGCGACCACTTCGGTGGCGGTGGGTGAGCCGCGGGGACGCTCAAGATGCCGCGGGCAGTTCCACGGTGACGCGGAGCCCACCGGCGGGCCGGGGAGCGAGCGTGAGGGTTCCCTCGTGTGCCTCGGCGATGGTCTTGACGATGGCCAGGCCCAGGCCGACGCCCGCCTGGTGGGTGTGGATGCGCTCCGTGCCGCGCTGGAAGGGTTCGGTGAGGGTCGCGACGAGCTGGGGGGTGAGCTGCTCGCCGGTGTTCTCGACGGTGAGCACCACGGTCTTGGGGCGGGCGCCGGTGTGGACCCAGACGGTGCCCCGTTCCGGCGCGTTGTGGACGATCGCGTTGTGCACGAGGTTCGTGGTGAGCTGCAGCAGGAGCGCGGGCGAACCGTTCGTGGAGACGATGTCGCCGCTGGTCTTGAGGGTGACGCCGTGCCGTTCCGCGAACGGGTAGAGAGTCTCGGCCACTTCCTCCGCGACGAGGGACAGGTCGACCAGCTCCCGGGTGAAGGACCGCTGGTTGGCGCGGCTGAGCAGGAGCAGCGCCTCGGTGAGGTCGATCGCCCGGGTGTTGACGGTGCGCAGGCGGTCGATGAGTTCGCCGGTGTCGTGGTCCGGGTCCGTGTGGGCCACGTCGAGCAGGGTCTTCGAGATCGCGAGCGGGGTACGCAGCTCGTGCGAGGCGTTGGCGGCGAACCTCTGCTGCTCCGCGACGTGCGCTTCGAGCTGCGCGAGCATCGTGTCGAAGGCGTCGGCGAGCTCGCGGAACTCGTCCCTGCGGCCCGGCAGCCGGATCCGGTGGGACAGCGATCCGGCCGCGGCCGTGCGGGTGGCGTGCGCGATGCGGTCCAGGGGCGCGAGCATGCGCCCGGCGAGGATCCACCCTCCCAGGAGGCCGAACACCAGCAGGAACACCATGACCCCGGCTGCCGTCGGAGCGAAATTGCGTACGAAGAGGGTGCCCGGAGTCACCCGCACCGCCCCCGATTCATTGGTCTGCAGCCACCCCTGCCGCAGGAGGAACACCCCACGGCAACGAGCAGCAAAGCGCCCGCGACCATGAGGAATCCGGCGTAGCTGAGGGTGAGTTTGAGACGGACGCTCAAGCCGGGCTGTCTGTCCACGGTCATCACCCTACGGTCCGGTGACGGGTGCGGTGGCGTTGCGGCGGCCGACGCCTCGCCCTGTGGTGCTGGTCCAGGCGCATGGATGAAGTCTGCCGGTCGGCACGTATCGTCCGCGTATCGAAAATCGCACGTCTAGAGCAGGGACCGTGTCGGCGAAGCCCGGTCCTGCTCCTTGGGCTGGTCCCGCACGAGACGGCGCGGGAAGCGCGGCTCGACGACGGGCCGCAGGACGCGGCGTACGGGCGCGGACGAGAACAGCACGCTCAGGGCGACACCCAGCAGCGGCGTGACGACGACGGCCCAGGCCCCGAGCCGCGCGAGCTGGTCGCCCGCGCCGTACGCCTGGCCGATCTGCACCAGCAGGCCGTGCGTCAGGAAGGGGAACATGGTCGCCGCGCCGAGCGCGGTGAAGGGCGTACGCCGCGTGGGCACCAGCGCGAAGAAGGCGGCGACCAACACGGCCGAGGCGCCGAAGAGGAGCATCCGGGTGACCAGGTAGTCCGGCCACGCGCTGTGCAGGTCGTCGTTGCTGTACTGCATGTGCAGCCAGCGGACGTCATACGAGGGGGCCATGACGTACGCGGATGCGAGGGCGATCAGCAGGATCACCACGGCGGCCGCGCGGCAGAGGGGGGTGCGCAGGCGGTGGAAGTGCTCCGGGCGAAGCCTGAGCCCGAGGACGAACCAGGGCAGGAACATCAGGACCCGGGGCAGCGCCAGTTCGTAGTCCATGCCGGTCAGACCTGCGCCGAGGGAGATCGCCACGGCGGCGGGCACGGCGAAGCGAATCGCCTGCCACACCGGAGTGGTGAGGCGCCACAGGAAGAGGGCCACCAGGAACCAGAGGAGGTACGTGGGCTCGGTCGGCGTGAGCTCGAAGGGTGAGCCCCAGATCACCGTGTAGAGGGCCCGGTAGGCGACGGTGAAGAAGAGATAAGGGACGAGTACGCGGGCGAGCAGCGCTCTGACCTGGTCGGGGCGCCCGGTGAATCCGCGGGAGAAGTATCCGCACAACAGAATGAACGCGGGCATGTGGAACAGATAAACGACGACGTACGCGCCGCGGACCGTGTCCAGTTCGGCGGGGAGCAGCGAGCCCCAGATGTGGCCGATGACGACCAGGGTCACGAGCAGGTACTTCGCATTGTCGAAGAACGGGTCACGGGTCCGCTCCGGCGCCGGTGAGGCGCGGGCGGAGGGCCGGTTGTGGGGGTTGACCGGGGCGAACAGCATCACGGGCACAGCTTCCTGACATCGCGGTGTTTGATGGCCTTGTTCTCTGCGAACGATGCCATCACACCTTGGTCAGGTGTCCAAGGAGGTTGCCCTTCGGAGCCGAGGCGGCGCCGTCAGCCCCTTGCGGCCGGCCTCAGGCGGCGAGGGCCTTGTGCAGGGCGTCGAGGCCGTCGGCGTATATCCCGGCGAAGAGAGCGACGGCCTCCTCCTCGGTGACGCCGTCGGGGTTGAAGCGGCCGGACCACTGCACCTCGGCGACGTCGGCGCGGCCGGGAACCGCGTGGACCCGGAGGGTGGAGACGTAGCCGTCGACGGGGAACGGGGCCTGGAGGATGGCGTAGCTGTAGTGGCGCTCGGCCTCGTTGAAGTCGACGAGGCGCTCGATGATGACGTCGCCGTCGGGATTGGTCAGGCGGCGGACGCGCCCGCCTTCGAGGGCGGTGCTCTCGGGGATGTAGGGGAGCCAGTCGGGGAGGGCGTCGAAGCCGCCGATGAGACTCCACACCTTGTCGGGCGAGGCGGGGACGGTACGGGAGACGGACGTGGAAGCCATGATGATTCCTTGTTGCTGCGTGGGGGGTGTCGGCGGAGGTCAGGCGTTGTCGGGGAGCGGGGCCGCCGGGCTGACCAGGCCCGCGGCGCGTACGTCGGTCCAGAACGAGGCCGGGACGGTCTCGTTCAGGGCCGCGGTGTCCTCGGCGATACGGCTGGGCCGGGTGGCGCCGGGGACGACGGCGGCGGACGCGGGGTGGGCGAGGGAGAACTGCAGGGCGGCGGCCTTGATGCCGATGCCGTGCTTCTCGGTGAGAGCCTTCAGCTTGCCGACGCGCTCGATGATCTCGGCGGGGGCCTGCTGGTACTCGAAGTGGGCGCCACCGGCGAGGATGCCGGAGCTGTAGGGGCCGCCGACGACCATGTCGACGCCCTGCTCCTGGGCCATGGGCAGCAGGCGCGTGAGCGCGTGCTCGTGGTCGAGGAGGGTGTAGCGGCCGGCGAGGAGGAAGCCGTCGGGCTTCGGCTCGTCGAGGGCGAGGGTCAGCTCGATGGGCTCGGTCTTGTTGACGCCGAGGCCCCAGGCCTTGATGACGCCTTCGTCGCGCAGCCGGGACAGGACGCGGAAGGCGCCGGTGCGGGCCTCCTCGAACTTGTCGAGCCACGCGTCGCCGTGGAAGTCCTGGGCGATGTCGTGGACCCAGACGACGTCCAGCCGGTCGGTGCCCAGGCGCTTGAGGCTGCCCTCGATGGAACGCTCGGTCGCCTCGGCGGTCCACTCGTGGAGGATCTTGTTCGGATTGCCGTGCTCGAACAGGCCGCCCTTCTCGCCGAAGTCCGGGACGTCCGTCTCGTGCTCGTCGAGGATGACGCGGCCGACCTTGGTGGACAGGACGTACGCATCACGCGGCTTGGCCGAAAGCACCTGGCCGAGCCGCTCCTCGGCGAGTCCCGCGCCGTAGAAGGGAGCGGTGTCGAAGTAGCGGATGCCGTGGTCCCAGGCGGCCTCGACGGTGGCGAGGGCCTCGTCGTCGGGGATGGCGCGGAACATGTTGCCGAGCGGGGCGGTGCCGAAGCCGAGGCGGCCGGGAAGGATGTTCTTGAGGGACATGAGCAGTGCCTTTACGCGATGTGGGGGTGCGGGGCGAAGCGGCCCCGTATGAGCGTCGTGTCTGGATGCAGGCGCTCCTTACACGTGAAGACAATACTTGCGTGCGCGGGTTATTGCAAGAGCGGACTATGTGCGCTCGCTCTGTAATGTGTCACGTGGTCGGGCTTGAAGCTGCCGCAGCGGCAGCCTCTACCGTCCTGAACAGGGCGGGAAATCCCGGCCCGGGAGGCGCGAGTGAGGGAGGCGGCGATGGCCTGGCCGATCGCGGAGGTCGCCCGGATGTCGGGTGTGACGGCCCGGACGCTACGGCACTACGACGAGATCGACCTGCTGCCACCGGCCTGGATCGGGTCCAACGGCCACCGTTACTACGAGGAGCGTCAGCTGCTGCGCCTGCAGCAGGTCCTCGTGCTGCGGGCGCTGGGCCTGGGACTGCCGGAGATCGGCCGCATCCTGGCCGCGCAGGTCGACGAGCTGGAGGCCCTGCGGGGCCATCGGCGTCGGCTGCTCGCCGAGCGCGACCGGCTGGATGCCCTGGCCGGCACCGTCGCCCGCACGATCGCCGAACTGGAGCAGCACAGGAAGGACGGCACAGACATGATCAGCATCAGCCGACCGGAGAACCTGTTCGAGGGCATCCGGTCTGCCCACTGCATGAAGGCCCTGCACGGCTGCCCGGAGCTGGTCGGGGCCGTCGAGCGGCACGCCGCGGCGATGAGCGAGGCCGAGAGCGAGGCCGACGAGCGCGAGCGCACGGCGCAGATGATCCGGCTGGCGGAGCTCTTGGCCGCGGGCCTGCCCGCCGACGCCGATGAGGTGCAGGCCGAGATCGACACCCAGTACCGGACCCTGGCCCGGATCAGGGCAGCCACCGCTGAGGAGTACCGCGCGATCGGGCGCACCTGCGTGGAGAACGAGCACTGGCGCGCGGCGTACGAGGGGATCGCGCCGGGCCTGGCCGCGTACCAGCGGGCCGCCATCGAGGCGTACGCCGCGACTCGGCTGCGCTGAGCCGGGACCGGGCCGCCGCCACGGGGGTGCGGTGGTGCGCATGGGTACGTGCAGCGGAACGGCGGCGATGGGGTGGTTCCGTGGCAGTCGCGCAGACGCAGACGCAGGGTCAGATCGGGCAGTTGAACGGGCTGATGTGCGAGGTGCGGCGGCAGGTGTCGCGCGGGGCCGACCCGGACGTGCGGAGGATCCTCGACTGGGCGCACCAGCAGACCGGTGCCGAGATCGCGTTGATCGCGAGTGACGCGCACGCGGTGGAGGTGAGCGGCCCGGGCTTCCCTCGGGCGGTCCTGCGGCCGGTGGCCGAGCTGCTCGCGCGCCTTTCCGGCGGGGAGTTGGCCACGACCGTGACCTACACCGGGGGTCTGCATCTGCGCTGTGAGGCCCTCGGCTCCCAGGAGCCGCATCCGGTGCTGGTGGCAGCCGGACGGACCGAGCTGTCCCCGGAGGCGGCCGCGCTCCTCGCGCACGCGGGCACCGCCCTGACCCTGCTGCGCCAGGCACGGGGCAGCTACCGGATCCGACGGAACTACCGGGACAAGGCGCGCCAACTGCGATTCGCCGTGCTGCAGGCGCTGCTGACGGGCGGTCCGACGCCGGCCCGCCGCATGACGGTCGGTGCTGTTCCTCCACTGCTGGAGGCCGATCGGCTGCGCCTGTACCTGCTGCACTGCCCACCGGGGGAGCGCGACCGGCTCGCCCTGGCCCACCAGGATCCCTCCGGTACCACGGGGCGGATCTCATGGTGCACTGCCCGGTGTTCCACGAGCACTTGATCTGCCTGCTCGCCGAGGACGCGGAGACTGAGGGGTCGGGTGGCCCGGTTGGATTGGACGGCCCGGCAGGGTCGTACGGCCTGGCCGTACGACCCTGCGCCGCCTGGTGCACGACGACCCGCGCTTCGCACTGGGCATCAGCGGCGCGCACCCCTTCGAGTCGACTGCCGGGGTCTACAGCCAAGCTGTTCACGGCCGGACGCCGCTGGAAGGCGTCCTGTTGCCCCGTCAGGCCGCCCTCTCGTGGGCCCACGGACTCCTGCAGCCGCTGGCGTCGATCCCCACGCTCAGCGCCGAGGTCACGCGCCTGGCGGTGAACCTCTCCCGCTCGGCCGTCGCGCGGCTGCTCGGGCTCAGCCACAACACCGTCTCCGCCCATCTGCGCAGGGCGGAGCAGGCGCTCGGTCACGACCTCTTGGACGTCCGGTTCCGAGCCGATGTCCAGCTGGCCCTCGCCCTCGCGGGCTGTGGCGCCGCTCCTGAATCCCACGCCCGTCAACTGCCGCCGAACCTGGCGGACTTGCTGGGCAACGAGCGCGCCGCCGCCTGGGCCCGAACGGTTCTGGGACCGCTCGACGACCGACACCGCCGCACTCTTGTGGCATGGGTCGAGGCCCATACCGATGCCCAGCAGGCGGCCCGCGACGCGGGCATCAGTCGCAACACCGTCTTCGTCCAGTGGCAACGGAGCAGCTGCGGCGCCGACTACGCCGGACCCGTCTCCAAGACCAAAGGCGTGACCGGCAAGGGCAACAACGCGCACTGTGCGGGCTACGCCTGAGTCCGCCGGTGCACATCGGGTACCCGCGGTCTCCCTTGCCCACGGGCCGGTCGGGGCCGGTTTTCAGGCGCGGGTGAGTTTGCAGGCGGCGACGACGAATCCAGGGCCGAATCCGAGGAGTACGCCCTGGTCTCCGGGGGAGGGTTCGTCGAACGAGCGGCGCAGCACGTCGAGGACGGACGCGCCGCCGAGGTTGCCGCACATCTCCAGGCTGTCCCAGGAGTGAC contains these protein-coding regions:
- a CDS encoding helix-turn-helix domain-containing protein, which codes for MHDDPRFALGISGAHPFESTAGVYSQAVHGRTPLEGVLLPRQAALSWAHGLLQPLASIPTLSAEVTRLAVNLSRSAVARLLGLSHNTVSAHLRRAEQALGHDLLDVRFRADVQLALALAGCGAAPESHARQLPPNLADLLGNERAAAWARTVLGPLDDRHRRTLVAWVEAHTDAQQAARDAGISRNTVFVQWQRSSCGADYAGPVSKTKGVTGKGNNAHCAGYA